Proteins encoded together in one Bombiscardovia nodaiensis window:
- a CDS encoding hypothetical protein (frameshifted, insertion/deletion at around 1654115): MTLTSLEDEVFGDLRRQTGFVDDEAASSPSDSDQSTVIDPQAVSAAPAIPDYLTQPEEYGQRQHKDERRLAYVALTRARHDLLVTFSAQPNNANPALLMPPQEAAAAKSARGAAGGRGKGPGQSQEAEGQGPREAILDSASNFWKELHAYFASEATRVDAGQAWQAQELATTQPELLLPQGYFLGERAVAYEQAVTSQALEEAPALQEADRGQASGIWPIALSSQVEEALALSARQTAQSVQVSAQDLQELEQADDSLYAHAERILKVGTGRLGVQGDLLVRDSQALQAVGAQVQAQGAQSVTAIQARSGGMDERSQRRYWRSVVRPLPQVASPAAEAGTRFHAWAASFLLPQIPADSGLVDSSPSGEPVQSYADLEASEQMSQSELAGDAFSQSEQALSAPSGLCDDQLAERTRMVADLEANLQQPVQDPERSVAAGQSRGKARESTPASSSEQESRLLLWQERLAQSDWAQRSPVWVERPIVAAIAGQIVKGKLDAVFAGGLNPADQSKSFTIVDWKTGHKPLSQQERERKLAQLDLYRLLLSRKENKPLASIDACLYYVNEDDSSQRTIPAGHKSQSEIEAQVRAGLPEQSDND; encoded by the coding sequence TTGACATTAACGAGTTTGGAGGACGAGGTCTTTGGTGACTTGCGCAGGCAGACCGGTTTCGTGGACGATGAGGCTGCCAGCAGTCCTTCAGATAGTGACCAAAGTACAGTAATTGACCCTCAGGCGGTGTCAGCGGCTCCAGCGATTCCCGACTACCTGACACAGCCGGAAGAGTACGGCCAACGCCAGCACAAGGACGAGCGCCGCCTGGCATACGTGGCCCTGACCCGCGCCCGGCACGATCTGCTCGTCACCTTCAGCGCCCAGCCCAACAACGCCAATCCCGCCCTCCTCATGCCCCCGCAAGAGGCAGCCGCCGCCAAGTCTGCCCGCGGTGCAGCAGGCGGCAGGGGCAAGGGGCCAGGCCAGAGCCAAGAGGCAGAGGGGCAGGGCCCGCGTGAGGCGATACTGGACTCGGCTTCCAACTTTTGGAAGGAGCTCCACGCATACTTTGCCAGCGAGGCGACACGCGTGGACGCTGGTCAAGCCTGGCAGGCGCAGGAGCTGGCGACGACTCAGCCTGAGCTGCTGCTGCCCCAGGGGTACTTCTTGGGGGAGCGGGCTGTGGCCTATGAGCAAGCGGTCACCAGCCAGGCTCTAGAGGAAGCACCTGCCTTGCAGGAAGCAGACCGGGGTCAAGCTAGTGGTATCTGGCCGATTGCGCTCAGTTCTCAGGTGGAAGAGGCCCTGGCCCTGTCAGCCCGGCAAACGGCGCAAAGCGTGCAGGTAAGTGCGCAGGACTTGCAAGAGCTGGAGCAGGCCGACGACTCCCTCTACGCGCACGCTGAGCGGATCTTGAAAGTCGGTACGGGCCGCTTGGGCGTCCAGGGTGACTTGCTGGTCCGCGACAGCCAGGCCCTGCAAGCCGTTGGTGCGCAGGTGCAAGCACAGGGAGCCCAGTCGGTCACGGCCATCCAGGCGCGTTCGGGGGGCATGGACGAGCGTTCACAGCGCCGCTACTGGCGTTCAGTAGTGCGCCCCCTACCTCAGGTGGCTTCTCCTGCGGCCGAGGCCGGTACCCGTTTCCACGCCTGGGCTGCGTCCTTCCTCCTACCACAGATTCCGGCGGACAGCGGTCTGGTCGACTCCTCGCCGAGCGGCGAGCCTGTGCAGTCTTACGCCGATCTTGAAGCGAGCGAGCAGATGAGTCAGAGCGAACTGGCAGGCGACGCGTTCAGCCAGTCAGAGCAAGCGCTTTCGGCTCCCAGTGGCTTGTGTGACGACCAGTTGGCTGAGCGAACGCGCATGGTTGCCGATTTGGAGGCCAACCTCCAGCAGCCCGTACAAGATCCAGAGCGATCGGTGGCAGCGGGTCAGTCTCGAGGGAAAGCGCGCGAATCTACTCCGGCGAGTTCTTCTGAACAAGAATCGCGTCTTCTGCTCTGGCAGGAGCGGCTGGCGCAGTCCGACTGGGCCCAGCGCTCGCCCGTCTGGGTGGAGCGGCCTATTGTGGCAGCCATAGCTGGTCAGATTGTCAAGGGCAAGCTCGACGCAGTCTTTGCGGGCGGGCTGAACCCTGCCGACCAGAGCAAGTCCTTCACAATTGTAGATTGGAAAACGGGGCACAAGCCGCTGAGTCAGCAGGAGCGGGAGCGCAAACTTGCCCAGCTCGACCTGTATCGGCTCCTCCTTTCTCGCAAAGAGAACAAACCCCTAGCTTCTATCGACGCCTGTCTTTACTATGTAAATGAGGACGACTCTTCTCAACGTACGATCCCTGCTGGCCACAAGAGCCAGAGCGAGATTGAAGCCCAGGTGCGAGCAGGTTTGCCCGAGCAGTCAGACAACGATTAG
- a CDS encoding hypothetical protein (frameshifted, insertion/deletion at around 1654124) gives MKYTPEQSKIIKASTDDDLLVVAGAGSGKTMTMTSRIVSLIERGVPAESILGLTFTNKAASELLSRVSAAVASQSASGSWDPNRAFLKPEVSTYDAFFQSIVRQYGLLVGMDQGTQPLSEAGAVQLAANVVKEHLDSIFPRQSERLEEALAEEGQADSLGADGSEELGAFDTAVQQVLALSRALSNAMISRDCPSFEDAVGRVRAWDQAFIARLDALIGSEVVPEQAPSASSIKLPKRTKKDTDQTYADKLGRMRQHRQDYRLFQADRLRRLVRKREQLLTLVGYYQEAKRQAEMAEFSDFTLAAFQLVTRFPSIGAIYRRRFTHVFLDEYQDTSTTQALLLAAIFHPQNRSGAEEQTYAEVGGKVGQQAGPHRSAVTAVGDPFQSIYAWRGASPGAFATFLNEFGMDSASPQAKLSLSQTFRNAHLVLDAANHLTDYLRADHEPQGPRPSARLHEVDVQELLARDDADQGTLGFLGYQSLGQEVDGVVRFVKQANATYGQTGPSGVDKGAPHVAVLFRSKKNMPTYQQALEDAGLSVQVVGYSALFDRPEIEDLLALLRVLCDHTNSAALMRLLASPRFNLTPGDLTAFANLATRLNTESLYQALVQRGVVPAGLRGSDMSQAIRDHRDRLVPSVFLVDLLQQDDLPELLASRKAQAISPRGKQLLLKAAQVLAQAQAQSSAPLRQAVLAASRALGLDIDLVVAQALRAPTDPIDASSAKASLGAFFEQVDAYAQELPQGLSASLRGFVSWIDAMRQSPNEPTSGLDTHVDVVLMTIHQAKGLEWDAVAVVGMGKGTFPSSQGDHLKIELVDPQEASSPTPAYQSTARTWLTDPTAVPVPIRADAQILPQFPHDAPPEESLGTA, from the coding sequence ATGAAATATACGCCGGAACAGTCGAAGATTATCAAGGCCTCTACCGATGACGACCTGTTAGTAGTGGCCGGTGCCGGTTCGGGCAAGACCATGACGATGACCAGCCGCATTGTCTCCCTGATTGAGCGCGGGGTGCCGGCCGAGTCTATCTTGGGCCTGACTTTTACTAACAAGGCTGCCTCGGAGTTACTCTCCCGCGTCTCGGCCGCTGTGGCTTCGCAGAGCGCGAGCGGGAGCTGGGATCCTAATCGCGCTTTTTTGAAGCCAGAGGTGAGCACTTACGACGCTTTCTTCCAGTCCATCGTCCGCCAGTACGGGCTGCTGGTGGGGATGGATCAGGGCACGCAACCCTTGAGCGAAGCCGGGGCTGTCCAACTTGCTGCAAACGTTGTCAAAGAGCACTTGGACAGTATTTTCCCCCGCCAGAGCGAGCGGCTGGAAGAGGCCTTGGCTGAGGAGGGTCAGGCTGACTCGCTGGGGGCAGACGGGAGCGAGGAGCTGGGAGCCTTCGACACTGCCGTGCAGCAGGTCCTGGCTCTCTCTCGGGCGCTCTCCAATGCCATGATTAGCCGTGACTGCCCCAGTTTTGAAGATGCTGTAGGGCGGGTGCGGGCCTGGGATCAGGCGTTTATTGCCCGGCTCGACGCGCTGATTGGCTCCGAAGTTGTCCCCGAGCAGGCGCCTAGCGCAAGCAGTATCAAGCTCCCCAAGCGGACTAAAAAAGACACTGACCAGACCTACGCCGACAAGCTGGGGCGTATGCGTCAGCATCGCCAGGACTACCGTCTTTTCCAGGCTGACCGTCTGCGCAGACTGGTCCGCAAGCGCGAACAGCTCCTGACCTTAGTAGGCTACTATCAGGAGGCCAAGCGCCAGGCCGAAATGGCCGAATTCAGCGACTTCACCCTCGCTGCCTTCCAGCTGGTGACCCGCTTTCCCTCGATTGGCGCCATCTACCGCCGGCGCTTTACGCACGTATTTTTGGATGAGTACCAGGACACCTCCACGACGCAAGCCTTACTCCTGGCTGCCATCTTCCACCCCCAGAACCGGTCGGGAGCGGAGGAGCAAACGTATGCAGAAGTTGGCGGGAAAGTTGGTCAACAGGCAGGGCCGCACCGCTCAGCAGTAACGGCAGTGGGAGACCCCTTCCAGTCGATTTATGCCTGGCGTGGGGCCTCTCCCGGCGCTTTTGCCACTTTCCTGAACGAGTTCGGCATGGATTCAGCCAGCCCTCAGGCCAAGCTCTCCCTGTCTCAAACCTTCCGTAACGCCCACCTGGTGCTCGACGCGGCCAATCATCTGACCGATTACCTGCGAGCCGACCACGAGCCTCAAGGCCCCCGCCCCAGCGCCCGCCTGCACGAAGTCGACGTGCAGGAGCTTCTGGCTCGCGACGATGCTGATCAGGGTACCCTCGGCTTCCTGGGCTACCAGTCGCTGGGCCAAGAGGTAGATGGCGTCGTGCGCTTCGTTAAGCAGGCCAATGCTACCTACGGCCAAACTGGCCCCTCTGGCGTGGATAAGGGGGCCCCGCATGTGGCCGTGCTCTTCCGGTCGAAAAAGAATATGCCTACCTACCAGCAGGCCTTGGAGGACGCGGGCTTGAGCGTGCAAGTGGTGGGCTACTCCGCCCTCTTTGACCGCCCAGAAATCGAGGACCTGCTGGCCCTCTTGCGCGTCTTGTGTGACCACACCAACTCCGCTGCCCTCATGCGCCTGCTAGCCTCGCCCCGCTTCAATCTGACCCCGGGAGACCTGACAGCGTTTGCAAACCTGGCCACACGCTTGAACACTGAGAGCCTCTACCAGGCCCTCGTCCAAAGGGGAGTAGTGCCAGCAGGTTTGCGCGGCTCGGACATGAGCCAGGCCATCCGCGACCACCGGGACCGCCTGGTGCCCAGCGTCTTCCTGGTTGACCTCCTCCAGCAAGACGACCTGCCCGAGCTCCTGGCCAGCCGGAAAGCGCAGGCTATTAGTCCCAGGGGCAAGCAGCTCTTGCTCAAGGCCGCGCAGGTGCTGGCCCAAGCGCAAGCCCAGTCGTCCGCCCCCTTGCGGCAGGCGGTTTTGGCGGCCTCGCGTGCTTTGGGGCTCGACATTGACCTGGTTGTGGCGCAAGCCCTGCGCGCGCCCACTGATCCTATCGACGCTTCGAGTGCCAAAGCGAGCCTGGGTGCCTTCTTTGAGCAGGTTGATGCCTACGCTCAAGAGCTGCCCCAGGGTCTGAGCGCCAGCCTGCGCGGCTTTGTCTCTTGGATTGATGCCATGCGGCAGAGCCCAAACGAGCCAACCTCTGGCCTCGATACGCACGTTGATGTGGTGCTCATGACCATCCACCAGGCCAAGGGCTTGGAATGGGACGCGGTGGCCGTGGTGGGCATGGGCAAGGGGACTTTCCCCAGCAGCCAGGGTGACCATCTCAAGATTGAGCTCGTGGATCCGCAAGAGGCCTCTTCTCCTACTCCCGCCTACCAGAGCACAGCTCGTACTTGGCTGACCGACCCCACGGCAGTGCCGGTGCCCATTCGTGCAGACGCGCAGATTCTGCCCCAATTCCCCCACGACGCTCCGCCGGAGGAGTCCTTGGGGACAGCCTAG
- a CDS encoding hypothetical protein (frameshifted, insertion/deletion at around 1658049,1657238,1658127;~possible pseudo due to internal stop codon): MTRAQEVDQAQALQAVEELIHDHLRAADGRASSVLCLAGPPRSGKTTFAREALLLALRAFGDSGARLLVSGRHAADQLSLEVIARRGVSGQTRPVGTLQALAFQLLSQAQLLGAEDQSAPRLLNGAEQDALLRSVMARHIGHVQAGDDCPSCRLLERYFAAQTGWSTIVTKPQDSLEGLADHIDDDFIAQLRDMLARMTELGLDPLDQDPVLDALAAQDLDLDARDRLSIQWRLAFALWGEYLQEVGAAYPGENRLDPSMLLVVARQALAQQPKIDLPRLLVVDDWQDLTMAGMSLLQTLQAQGTRLVLVGNSDESVQAFRGSYPEFLAARVGQSGPVAEPSFQGTSPALPPLLPQDLGCLGAVCMSLPYRPIVTAAEHSQQEDAAVVGDQSEAQQQAAKPVDATGAAERPEPGKPDEPASYADLLAARVSLSILNEEGDSQALFDRPGKMPHWAGTMPIVPLEPKHALLSDQSVLTRLFHTRDEEEDDIVWQVKHEFLSGHWDWNNMAILAHDNATVRAIGHKLRVEGVPVRYSSIARPLKEEPAVQGLFALLDLAQAQLGVNASLQEQSAVQEATWVRERLNTLLTSPLLEAELPGDQESRPVRVSRLDALLGVLIALTRIDPAAEKKDPVQKDPVQGGTAAAQPVEIFNQLQHTWQDFARVRADHLAQIQAEQGVSVDDSLLQAAGPAGGASTQDGGSAGVESGPVGQEIAVGQPGLSADAVYLLLLLNPSTPGALGQSGQQVDSQAAGASQGMSAQTVPSKQSSESDSNREQTAADSTQTGLRAPLLAALKAVANTRRQDPDLRALERALSLVDRTAQGLAALTTNEPAYALWQAWQAAGVADAWQSQSLEASWQGEQANDRLDAMMRLFQFATSSQSFDNVNDFMAQVQGMQIEADSLAHVGPVEHAVTLTTPAGAAALAASWPLVWLPSLQEGLWPNLAPRDTLFGGEDLADLMLYGHIRQGLPGQAGSNPRLKSTLYAEEKGLLMALTRARQQLRLSAMWNDDTVPSDFLYGFLPEYYPRLSDASEADFTQVGADKSASSLFSGLEVGPRGLVAAARSILTRQALAEGRAKSAQYGQTGEWPAVDARSQADAVASLQLLQEHGFPEANPANWPFVYASEESSQQSEQEPEPVAVEAEPVDQLPAALSPVAQTSSLAQVRESESPAAGPNESVNASSGQGRESATNPNEAVTLSPSAVDNIWRCPLEWVMDNQFSGPEISSVAAGFGSLIHQVAQEAANQGLDRPDRGELGSDAEGGSQIIARTTDQMMDIYRQLQAGLPDYATPEDAYNARRQEAQARSILGNIASYFVLSSQEDYAQSTKLPISVGRLVGAEQEVPFRARFQPADLTAIWNRTYPEMELDDSTCFALASGLVGGFPQALQLHTAITLSGRIDRLEHREIDSKPYCRLVDYKTGRGGTQAPRFLATYS; encoded by the coding sequence ATGACCAGAGCGCAGGAAGTAGACCAAGCCCAAGCCTTGCAAGCGGTGGAAGAGCTGATTCATGACCACTTGCGTGCGGCAGACGGGCGAGCCAGCAGTGTCCTGTGCCTGGCTGGCCCGCCTCGCTCCGGCAAGACCACCTTCGCTCGCGAAGCTCTCCTGCTTGCCCTAAGGGCTTTTGGTGACAGCGGTGCTCGCCTGCTGGTTTCGGGGCGGCACGCAGCCGATCAGCTCAGTTTGGAAGTGATTGCTAGGCGGGGTGTGTCTGGGCAAACGCGGCCTGTGGGCACCCTGCAGGCACTCGCCTTCCAGCTCCTGAGCCAGGCTCAACTCCTTGGGGCAGAGGATCAGAGTGCTCCTCGTCTGCTTAACGGGGCCGAGCAGGATGCCCTGTTGCGCTCGGTGATGGCCCGTCATATAGGTCATGTGCAGGCGGGCGACGACTGTCCCTCCTGCCGGCTTCTGGAGCGTTACTTTGCCGCGCAGACTGGCTGGTCGACTATCGTGACGAAGCCGCAGGACTCTCTTGAGGGTTTGGCGGATCATATTGACGACGATTTCATTGCCCAGTTGCGCGATATGCTGGCTCGCATGACCGAGCTGGGGCTGGACCCCCTGGACCAGGATCCGGTGCTCGATGCCCTGGCAGCCCAGGACTTGGATCTAGATGCCCGCGACCGGCTCAGTATCCAGTGGCGGCTCGCTTTTGCCCTCTGGGGTGAGTACCTGCAAGAGGTTGGGGCTGCCTACCCGGGCGAGAACCGGCTGGATCCCTCCATGCTCCTGGTGGTCGCCCGCCAGGCCCTTGCTCAGCAGCCGAAGATTGACCTGCCCCGCCTGCTTGTGGTGGACGATTGGCAAGATTTGACCATGGCTGGCATGAGTTTGCTGCAGACCCTCCAAGCGCAGGGTACGCGCCTGGTGTTGGTGGGCAATTCCGACGAGTCAGTGCAGGCTTTCCGCGGCTCGTACCCAGAATTTTTGGCGGCCCGAGTAGGGCAGAGTGGACCGGTAGCCGAGCCAAGCTTTCAGGGGACCTCACCCGCACTGCCGCCGCTCTTGCCGCAGGACTTGGGTTGCCTGGGTGCGGTCTGCATGAGCCTACCCTACCGGCCAATCGTGACGGCAGCTGAGCACAGCCAGCAAGAGGACGCTGCGGTGGTCGGAGACCAGTCCGAAGCCCAGCAGCAGGCAGCGAAGCCGGTGGATGCTACTGGGGCCGCTGAGCGCCCAGAGCCTGGTAAGCCTGACGAGCCCGCTTCATACGCGGACTTGCTGGCGGCGCGTGTGAGCCTGAGTATTTTGAACGAGGAGGGAGACTCCCAAGCCCTTTTCGACCGGCCCGGCAAGATGCCGCACTGGGCTGGGACCATGCCCATTGTGCCCCTGGAGCCCAAACATGCTCTCTTGTCTGACCAGAGCGTACTCACACGGCTCTTCCATACGCGAGACGAAGAGGAAGATGACATCGTCTGGCAGGTCAAGCACGAGTTCCTTTCAGGGCACTGGGATTGGAACAACATGGCGATTCTTGCCCACGACAACGCCACCGTGCGCGCCATCGGTCACAAACTGCGCGTCGAAGGCGTACCCGTGCGCTACTCGTCAATCGCCCGGCCCCTGAAAGAGGAGCCGGCCGTGCAGGGCTTATTTGCGCTGCTTGACCTGGCTCAGGCGCAGCTGGGGGTGAATGCGAGCTTGCAGGAGCAGTCGGCAGTTCAGGAGGCAACTTGGGTCCGGGAGCGGCTCAATACCTTGCTGACCAGCCCCCTGCTAGAGGCTGAATTGCCGGGCGACCAGGAGAGTCGGCCGGTGCGGGTCTCCCGTTTGGACGCGCTCTTGGGCGTGCTCATTGCCCTTACTCGTATTGACCCTGCGGCTGAGAAGAAGGATCCAGTGCAGAAGGATCCAGTGCAGGGGGGAACGGCGGCGGCGCAACCTGTGGAAATCTTTAACCAGCTCCAGCATACCTGGCAGGACTTCGCCCGGGTGCGCGCCGACCACTTGGCGCAAATTCAAGCTGAGCAAGGGGTGAGCGTCGACGACTCCCTCCTGCAAGCGGCCGGGCCTGCTGGTGGCGCGTCGACTCAGGATGGCGGGTCAGCAGGTGTTGAATCGGGGCCAGTCGGGCAGGAAATTGCAGTCGGGCAGCCAGGCCTCAGCGCTGATGCAGTCTACCTGCTCCTGCTGCTGAACCCTTCGACCCCAGGGGCCCTGGGCCAGAGTGGTCAGCAGGTTGATTCGCAGGCCGCTGGCGCTTCGCAGGGCATGTCTGCCCAGACTGTGCCCTCAAAGCAGAGCAGCGAAAGCGACTCCAACCGGGAGCAAACCGCGGCAGACAGCACCCAAACCGGCTTGCGGGCACCCCTCTTAGCTGCCCTCAAAGCGGTGGCGAATACCCGCCGGCAGGACCCGGATTTACGGGCTCTTGAGCGCGCTCTGAGCCTGGTAGACCGCACAGCCCAGGGCTTGGCAGCGTTGACAACGAACGAGCCGGCCTATGCCCTCTGGCAGGCTTGGCAGGCGGCGGGGGTGGCCGATGCTTGGCAGAGCCAGTCCCTTGAGGCCTCCTGGCAGGGCGAGCAGGCCAACGACCGCCTAGACGCGATGATGCGGCTCTTCCAGTTCGCCACCTCCTCACAGTCCTTTGACAATGTCAACGATTTTATGGCCCAGGTACAGGGCATGCAGATCGAGGCAGACTCGCTGGCACACGTAGGTCCTGTGGAGCACGCGGTCACGCTGACCACACCCGCTGGAGCCGCAGCCCTGGCAGCTTCTTGGCCCCTTGTCTGGCTTCCCTCCTTGCAAGAGGGCCTCTGGCCTAATTTGGCGCCCAGAGATACGCTCTTCGGTGGTGAGGACCTGGCCGATCTCATGCTCTACGGGCATATCCGCCAGGGATTGCCGGGGCAGGCTGGCAGTAATCCCCGCCTCAAGTCCACCCTCTACGCCGAGGAAAAAGGCTTGCTCATGGCGCTCACCCGGGCCCGCCAGCAGCTACGGCTGTCGGCGATGTGGAATGACGACACCGTGCCCTCAGACTTCCTCTATGGTTTCCTGCCCGAGTACTATCCTCGCCTGTCCGACGCGAGCGAAGCCGATTTTACCCAAGTTGGTGCCGATAAGAGCGCTAGCAGCCTCTTCTCTGGGCTGGAGGTAGGGCCCCGAGGCCTGGTGGCGGCAGCTCGCTCCATATTGACCCGCCAGGCGCTAGCGGAGGGTAGGGCTAAAAGTGCCCAATACGGGCAGACTGGGGAGTGGCCAGCTGTGGACGCTCGGTCTCAGGCCGACGCTGTTGCCAGCCTGCAGCTCTTGCAGGAGCACGGTTTTCCAGAGGCCAACCCGGCTAACTGGCCCTTCGTGTATGCGTCAGAGGAGAGCTCCCAACAGTCTGAGCAGGAGCCTGAGCCGGTGGCAGTAGAAGCAGAGCCAGTAGACCAGCTTCCGGCAGCGCTGTCGCCAGTAGCGCAGACTAGCTCGCTGGCGCAGGTGCGGGAGAGCGAAAGCCCGGCTGCAGGTCCTAACGAGTCAGTAAATGCAAGCAGCGGGCAGGGCCGCGAGTCTGCCACGAACCCTAATGAGGCCGTAACCCTGTCGCCGTCGGCAGTAGACAATATTTGGCGCTGCCCCCTGGAATGGGTCATGGACAACCAGTTTAGCGGGCCGGAAATTAGCTCGGTGGCTGCGGGCTTCGGCAGCCTTATCCACCAGGTGGCGCAGGAGGCCGCAAACCAGGGGCTGGACCGTCCTGACCGGGGCGAGCTGGGGAGCGATGCCGAAGGCGGGAGCCAGATTATTGCGCGCACCACCGACCAGATGATGGACATCTACCGGCAACTGCAAGCAGGATTGCCGGACTACGCGACCCCAGAAGACGCCTACAACGCCCGCAGGCAGGAGGCCCAGGCCCGCAGCATACTGGGCAATATCGCCTCATATTTTGTGCTCAGTTCGCAGGAGGACTACGCTCAATCTACCAAGCTCCCCATCAGCGTGGGCAGGCTGGTGGGGGCCGAGCAGGAAGTGCCTTTCCGCGCCCGTTTCCAGCCCGCAGACCTCACGGCTATATGGAATCGGACCTACCCCGAGATGGAACTGGATGACAGCACCTGCTTCGCCCTGGCTTCCGGGCTAGTTGGGGGCTTCCCCCAGGCGCTCCAGCTGCACACGGCTATCACGCTCTCCGGCAGGATTGACCGCTTGGAGCACCGCGAGATCGACAGCAAACCCTACTGCCGTTTGGTGGATTACAAGACCGGCCGAGGGGGCACACAGGCCCCGCGATTTTTAGCGACTTACAGCTGA
- a CDS encoding hypothetical protein (frameshifted, insertion/deletion at around 1657251) — translation MLFDVSAHPAPAYFYGSEEGGYQPALFRGDQFNTAFSPRSHAPKLASLAKLDALPAQAPQGVSQEVWDFVLQRQTSDQGVWALTMIARVLFAAGVKLSAGLQDAVFDSSHCHNPRKEGDECPAWQALAGSVMEDLR, via the coding sequence GTGCTCTTCGACGTCTCCGCTCACCCGGCTCCAGCCTACTTTTACGGCAGTGAGGAAGGGGGCTACCAACCGGCTCTCTTCCGGGGTGACCAGTTCAATACGGCATTCTCGCCGCGCTCTCATGCTCCCAAGCTCGCGTCGCTAGCCAAGCTAGATGCCCTGCCAGCCCAGGCGCCACAGGGGGTGAGCCAGGAGGTTTGGGACTTTGTCCTCCAGCGGCAGACGAGCGACCAGGGCGTGTGGGCGCTGACCATGATAGCGCGCGTGCTCTTCGCTGCCGGCGTCAAGCTCAGTGCGGGCCTGCAAGATGCGGTCTTTGATTCAAGCCACTGCCACAACCCGCGTAAGGAAGGCGATGAGTGCCCCGCTTGGCAGGCTTTGGCGGGGTCAGTGATGGAGGACTTGCGATGA